One window of Elusimicrobiaceae bacterium genomic DNA carries:
- a CDS encoding HAMP domain-containing histidine kinase: MISFISHHLIYYAVLSIPLVILTYWITRRFATYKMKRVVMKAEHNYQQQMASLQIQLSGKVNMLESMVEKLQLSNQELNRLNEIRSKFMSIVAHDLRQPLTSIQGFTSVLMMDGPQGSGNEDQLALNNILKATDNMNQLMADLMDISMIESGKFKMDFKHFTFNQLINDVYALQQVNAQKKGLFLVRYEYPHDVTVYADRFRISQVLNNLLGNAIKFSPQGGRIEMRYFLQDGWLVCYIADEGPGVAAAEQSKIFQKFHQADNERSAKKQGWGLGLSIAQEIINAHNGEIGVQSPGIGQGALLWFRIPVDPSAFEI, from the coding sequence ATGATTTCTTTCATTTCGCATCATTTGATTTATTATGCGGTTTTGTCTATTCCGCTTGTAATACTGACATATTGGATTACGCGTCGTTTTGCTACATACAAGATGAAGCGTGTGGTGATGAAGGCGGAGCATAATTATCAGCAGCAGATGGCCTCTTTGCAGATTCAACTTTCAGGCAAAGTAAACATGCTGGAAAGTATGGTAGAAAAATTGCAACTCTCCAACCAAGAATTAAACCGTTTAAATGAAATCCGCTCTAAATTTATGTCTATTGTTGCGCATGATTTGCGCCAACCGCTTACTTCTATTCAAGGGTTTACCTCTGTACTTATGATGGACGGTCCTCAAGGCAGCGGCAATGAAGATCAGCTGGCTTTAAACAATATTTTAAAAGCCACCGATAATATGAACCAACTAATGGCCGATTTGATGGATATTTCCATGATTGAATCTGGTAAGTTTAAAATGGATTTTAAACATTTTACATTCAACCAATTGATTAATGATGTGTATGCTTTACAACAGGTCAATGCTCAAAAGAAAGGACTCTTTTTGGTGCGTTATGAATATCCTCATGATGTGACGGTATATGCAGACCGCTTTCGCATTTCTCAAGTGCTTAATAATTTGCTGGGAAATGCCATTAAGTTTTCTCCGCAGGGGGGGCGTATAGAGATGCGCTATTTCTTGCAAGACGGTTGGTTGGTGTGTTATATTGCTGATGAAGGGCCGGGTGTCGCGGCTGCCGAGCAAAGTAAAATTTTTCAAAAATTCCATCAGGCCGATAATGAACGTTCTGCCAAGAAACAGGGCTGGGGCTTAGGTTTATCTATTGCGCAAGAGATTATTAATGCGCATAACGGCGAGATTGGGGTGCAAAGTCCCGGTATCGGGCAAGGGGCTTTGTTGTGGTTCAGGATACCGGTTGACCCGTCTGCCTTTGAAATATAA
- a CDS encoding threonylcarbamoyl-AMP synthase, whose protein sequence is MSRIYHINEMTEQEMAFVAAQIDAGAVAVFPTDTVYGIGTNAFCEESIGRIYAMKERPSGAALQILIGSVSQAKEVICWSEEAEKLAKNFWPGGLTMILPANEKAKPLLRGFKGLGLRVPAHEKLQKILSLMKNPLASTSANKHGCPVITKEKILLEFLQQHADIVLLGGECTPLASTVLDLLSVPTILREGALFRQEIEKVLGIKVQ, encoded by the coding sequence ATGAGCCGGATTTACCATATTAATGAAATGACAGAACAGGAAATGGCTTTTGTAGCGGCACAAATAGATGCCGGTGCAGTGGCCGTATTTCCTACTGATACGGTATATGGTATCGGCACTAATGCCTTTTGTGAAGAATCTATCGGCCGTATTTATGCCATGAAAGAGCGTCCGTCCGGTGCCGCTTTACAAATTTTAATTGGTTCTGTGAGCCAAGCAAAAGAGGTGATCTGCTGGTCTGAGGAGGCCGAAAAATTGGCCAAAAACTTTTGGCCGGGCGGATTGACGATGATATTGCCTGCCAATGAAAAAGCAAAGCCCTTGTTGCGTGGTTTTAAAGGGCTTGGCTTGCGAGTGCCGGCACATGAAAAATTGCAAAAAATTCTTTCTTTAATGAAAAATCCATTGGCTTCTACCAGTGCCAATAAACATGGATGTCCCGTTATTACGAAAGAAAAAATATTATTAGAATTTTTACAACAGCATGCAGATATTGTTTTGTTAGGGGGGGAGTGTACTCCGCTGGCATCAACGGTATTAGACTTGCTTTCCGTTCCCACTATTTTGAGAGAGGGAGCCCTTTTCCGTCAGGAAATAGAAAAAGTATTGGGTATAAAGGTACAGTAA
- the rsmI gene encoding 16S rRNA (cytidine(1402)-2'-O)-methyltransferase: protein MLSIVPTPLGNLQDITLRALETLKSADFVLCEDTRRTHILLTHFGISKPTVRYNENDDFSVRRCLDLLRGGKNCALVSDCGTPCISDPGWKLVREAAKEKLPITSLPGPSAAACALAGAGFTGGAFTFLGFLPRKAGKAAKLLTSAYSQQHPVIVYESPYRVIKLLELIAKTLGENTPVVAAREISKVYEEWLRGSASEVVQELQSRKKVQGEFVIVIGRPETQQEQEDEPDLPY, encoded by the coding sequence ATGTTATCTATCGTTCCAACCCCTTTAGGCAATTTGCAGGATATTACCCTTCGTGCTTTGGAAACTTTAAAAAGTGCGGATTTTGTGCTGTGCGAAGATACGCGCCGTACGCATATATTACTGACGCATTTTGGTATTTCCAAACCGACGGTGCGCTATAACGAAAATGATGATTTTTCCGTACGTCGATGTTTGGATTTGTTAAGAGGCGGTAAAAACTGTGCCTTAGTGTCTGACTGTGGCACCCCTTGCATATCAGATCCCGGCTGGAAATTGGTGCGTGAAGCAGCTAAAGAAAAGTTGCCCATTACCTCTTTGCCGGGTCCCAGTGCGGCTGCTTGTGCCTTAGCCGGTGCCGGATTTACAGGCGGAGCATTTACCTTTTTAGGATTTTTACCCAGAAAAGCGGGTAAAGCGGCTAAACTTTTAACTTCCGCTTATAGCCAACAACATCCCGTCATTGTGTATGAATCTCCGTATAGGGTGATAAAACTGTTGGAACTGATAGCCAAAACCTTAGGTGAAAATACGCCTGTGGTGGCAGCACGAGAAATTTCTAAAGTATATGAAGAATGGTTGCGCGGCAGTGCCTCTGAGGTGGTACAAGAATTGCAAAGCCGCAAAAAAGTGCAAGGCGAGTTCGTGATTGTGATCGGGCGGCCTGAAACCCAACAAGAGCAAGAAGATGAGCCGGATTTACCATATTAA
- the rsfS gene encoding ribosome silencing factor, with translation MQNKEIAILAARYADDKKAEDIKLIDLKGLSSLCEYVLIATVTSKPHMEAVEDEISTQLKQIGVYKSNRDGGESMTWRVADYGSFLVHIMTQEARDFYALDKIFSFGTEVDYKKPKTVKKAAKKTVKKATAKKTTKTTAKKTTKKTTAKKAVKTTTQKTVKKTTTKKTTKKAAK, from the coding sequence ATGCAAAATAAAGAAATTGCCATTTTAGCTGCGCGTTATGCAGATGATAAAAAGGCCGAAGACATTAAACTGATTGATTTGAAAGGATTATCTTCTTTGTGCGAATATGTATTAATTGCCACCGTCACGTCCAAACCGCACATGGAAGCAGTGGAAGATGAAATCAGCACCCAGCTTAAACAAATCGGTGTTTATAAATCCAACAGAGACGGTGGTGAGAGCATGACGTGGCGTGTGGCTGATTATGGCTCTTTTTTAGTGCATATCATGACCCAAGAAGCACGCGATTTTTATGCTTTGGATAAAATTTTTAGTTTTGGTACGGAAGTAGATTACAAAAAACCGAAAACCGTTAAGAAAGCTGCCAAAAAAACGGTTAAAAAAGCAACCGCTAAAAAAACAACCAAAACAACAGCTAAGAAAACCACTAAAAAAACCACTGCTAAAAAGGCCGTCAAAACTACCACCCAAAAAACTGTCAAAAAAACGACCACGAAAAAAACTACAAAAAAGGCGGCTAAATAA
- a CDS encoding arginine--tRNA ligase, whose protein sequence is MFAYLKKEIELKLSSTPAFEGVELPKVDFSPAPEHTGADLSLNWAMSAAKVLRKNPMEIAKQTAVLLREVNGIADATAAAPGFINLQLEDKLLITSALDRRIKENTSVGTNKHKILIEFVSANPTGPLHVASGRGAALGDSLVRIHRALGHNCDSEYYVNDAGNQAQLLAESLKARIQGKEPPENGYHGEYLAEMAKVAPKDLKEEDYGRWAMEYLIKTQQEDMQAFRVQFTRWFRESELHKEGAVENALKALEDNGYAYKKDDAVWFGSSKDSVAKDDKDRVLVRTDGRPTYFLADIAYHKNKFDRGYDNLVDIWGADHHGYVPRMKAAVHALGKEEKAFTPIIHQLIHLLDNGEQVKMSKRAGKFITLRELTNEVGADACRFFFASRTPNAQMTFDIELAKKQSNENPVFYVQYVHARIHSIFAAAAEKGIETGDVLTPLSPQERALLLKLIWFKPVLQNCLNDLSPHHLTTYLMELAGLFHSFYDHCRVLDEQNLPLTRSRLLICQRVAERIKKGLEFLGVSAPEKM, encoded by the coding sequence ATGTTTGCATACCTGAAAAAAGAAATTGAACTTAAGTTATCCAGCACCCCCGCTTTTGAAGGGGTAGAATTACCGAAAGTGGATTTTTCCCCCGCGCCGGAACATACCGGAGCCGATTTATCGTTAAATTGGGCCATGTCCGCTGCCAAAGTTTTGCGCAAAAACCCGATGGAAATTGCCAAACAAACAGCCGTTTTGCTCAGAGAAGTGAACGGTATTGCCGATGCTACAGCCGCCGCACCCGGATTTATTAATTTACAGTTGGAAGACAAATTACTCATCACTTCTGCTTTGGACCGTCGCATTAAAGAAAACACCTCCGTCGGTACCAATAAACATAAAATTTTAATTGAATTTGTCTCCGCCAACCCGACAGGCCCCTTGCACGTGGCTTCCGGACGCGGTGCCGCCTTAGGGGACAGTTTAGTCCGCATCCATCGCGCTTTGGGCCATAACTGCGACAGTGAATATTACGTCAATGATGCCGGCAACCAAGCACAACTCTTGGCCGAATCTTTAAAAGCCCGCATTCAAGGCAAAGAACCGCCGGAGAACGGATATCATGGGGAATATTTGGCAGAAATGGCGAAAGTAGCCCCGAAAGATTTGAAAGAAGAAGATTACGGACGTTGGGCAATGGAATATTTAATTAAAACCCAACAGGAAGATATGCAAGCCTTCCGCGTACAGTTTACGCGTTGGTTCCGCGAGTCCGAACTTCATAAAGAAGGTGCGGTAGAAAATGCTTTAAAAGCCTTAGAAGACAATGGCTACGCGTATAAAAAAGACGATGCCGTTTGGTTCGGCTCATCTAAAGATTCTGTAGCTAAAGACGATAAAGACCGCGTACTCGTACGCACCGACGGCAGACCCACCTATTTCTTGGCTGATATTGCCTATCATAAAAACAAATTTGATCGCGGTTATGACAACCTGGTAGATATTTGGGGTGCAGACCATCATGGCTATGTTCCTCGTATGAAAGCGGCGGTACATGCGTTGGGAAAAGAAGAAAAGGCTTTTACCCCCATCATTCACCAATTAATCCATTTGCTTGATAACGGAGAGCAGGTCAAAATGTCTAAACGCGCCGGTAAATTTATTACTCTGCGCGAACTGACCAACGAAGTAGGGGCTGATGCTTGTCGCTTCTTCTTTGCCAGCCGCACTCCGAATGCTCAAATGACATTTGACATTGAGTTAGCCAAAAAACAATCTAATGAGAACCCTGTATTTTACGTGCAATATGTACATGCACGCATTCACTCCATTTTTGCCGCTGCGGCAGAAAAGGGTATTGAAACCGGTGATGTGTTGACTCCGTTGTCCCCTCAGGAGAGAGCCTTACTCTTAAAACTGATTTGGTTCAAACCTGTTCTTCAAAACTGCTTAAACGATTTGAGCCCGCATCATTTAACCACGTATTTAATGGAATTGGCAGGCCTGTTCCACTCGTTCTATGACCATTGCCGCGTTTTAGACGAGCAAAACCTGCCTCTTACGCGCTCGCGCCTGCTCATTTGCCAACGGGTAGCCGAACGCATTAAAAAAGGCTTGGAATTTTTAGGCGTCAGTGCACCTGAAAAAATGTAA
- the pbpC gene encoding penicillin-binding protein 1C, translating to MKGRRFFLTVLGFLLISSTVSLGQAFGSSSMGRPSVTVTDRYGTALRSSLTPQQTYQQWVSLDRMSVWLLQASVAVEDRRFYRHYGIDPKAILRALWQNIKAGRVISGASTITQQVVRMQYSTKKNMGGKLKEAFLALYWDYQHSKEEILEQYLNSVSLGNLTQGVQAASLYYFAVPAKEVSLAQAALLVGLIQAPTRLNPLQNPQGALEKRNKVLQAMKQVGAISSSLYEMALAEPLGVERGDRPFQAPHFVRRLLKDAPSGTVESTLDKDLQLYAENSLRNHLTLLKDNHVTNGAVVVLDNTSGEVLAYVGSADFFDTKNQGQVDGVSAMRQPGSALKPFVYGLAMQHGLTAASLLKDEDTFFDGGYRPRNYDERFHGAVTVRKALANSYNVPVIKAAEPLGAGAVLEFLHEFGFHSLSKPADFYGLGLALGGGEVTLLELANAYATLARGGILRPVVFAQNPLISQPTTVKRVLPETISYILTDILADNAARADAFGLNSPLNFPFAAASKTGTSKDYKDNFAIGYTPRITVAVWVGNFDAASMQKVSGISGAAPVLRDVLSYAQTKYPGGEFARPYDVISALVCQETALLAGPECRHVKEELFVQGTQPKTYCRAEHEPAQTPLHFVFPAENDIFNYDPSLPPQAQQILLQVSKTAASCEWKINGQPLAENGTEVWFALKEGEFEVQVVCAEEIAHTHFKVL from the coding sequence ATGAAAGGAAGAAGATTTTTCTTAACGGTATTGGGTTTTTTATTAATCTCATCAACGGTCTCTTTGGGGCAGGCTTTTGGTTCTTCTTCAATGGGCCGGCCCTCAGTCACCGTCACAGACCGTTATGGTACTGCTTTGCGCAGCTCTTTAACGCCGCAACAGACCTACCAGCAATGGGTTTCATTGGACAGAATGTCAGTGTGGCTTTTGCAGGCGTCAGTAGCGGTGGAAGATCGACGTTTTTACCGTCATTATGGAATAGATCCTAAAGCCATTTTGCGCGCCTTGTGGCAAAATATCAAAGCAGGCAGGGTGATTTCGGGTGCGTCTACCATTACGCAACAAGTAGTGCGTATGCAATATTCCACAAAAAAAAATATGGGCGGAAAACTAAAAGAGGCTTTTTTGGCTTTATATTGGGACTATCAACATAGCAAAGAAGAAATTTTAGAACAGTACCTTAATTCTGTATCATTGGGAAATTTAACGCAAGGGGTACAAGCGGCTTCGTTATATTATTTTGCAGTGCCTGCCAAAGAAGTTTCTTTGGCGCAAGCAGCATTATTGGTGGGATTGATACAGGCCCCTACTCGCTTAAATCCACTTCAAAATCCTCAAGGGGCTTTAGAGAAAAGAAACAAAGTTTTGCAAGCCATGAAACAGGTGGGAGCCATATCTTCTTCTTTATATGAAATGGCTTTGGCAGAGCCTTTGGGTGTTGAGCGCGGGGACAGGCCTTTTCAGGCGCCGCATTTTGTCCGCCGTCTTTTAAAAGACGCCCCTTCCGGCACAGTAGAAAGCACCTTAGACAAAGACTTACAACTCTATGCTGAAAACTCTCTGCGCAACCATTTGACTTTATTAAAAGACAACCACGTCACTAATGGCGCAGTGGTGGTGTTAGACAATACAAGCGGTGAGGTGCTGGCTTATGTAGGGTCGGCTGATTTTTTTGATACTAAAAATCAAGGGCAAGTGGACGGTGTGAGTGCCATGCGCCAACCGGGCTCTGCATTGAAACCCTTTGTATACGGACTTGCTATGCAACATGGGCTGACAGCGGCCAGCCTTTTGAAAGACGAGGATACCTTTTTTGATGGGGGATATCGTCCGCGCAATTATGATGAACGCTTTCATGGTGCGGTCACTGTGCGTAAAGCGCTTGCCAATTCTTACAATGTACCCGTTATCAAAGCGGCCGAACCGCTGGGGGCGGGAGCGGTTTTGGAGTTTTTGCACGAGTTTGGATTTCATTCTTTATCAAAACCGGCAGATTTTTATGGGCTTGGGTTGGCTTTAGGCGGCGGAGAAGTGACTTTGTTGGAGTTGGCCAACGCCTATGCTACGTTAGCACGCGGAGGTATTTTGCGGCCGGTGGTCTTTGCCCAAAATCCGTTGATAAGCCAACCGACAACCGTTAAACGAGTCTTGCCGGAAACGATCAGCTATATTCTTACCGATATATTGGCAGACAATGCCGCCCGCGCCGATGCTTTTGGCCTTAATTCCCCGTTGAATTTTCCTTTTGCTGCTGCTTCAAAAACGGGTACCAGTAAGGATTATAAAGACAATTTTGCCATTGGATACACACCGCGTATTACCGTAGCCGTATGGGTGGGAAATTTTGATGCCGCTTCCATGCAAAAAGTGTCCGGTATTTCGGGCGCGGCACCTGTTTTGCGTGATGTTTTGTCCTACGCTCAAACCAAGTATCCCGGCGGTGAATTTGCGCGTCCTTATGATGTAATTTCTGCGCTTGTTTGCCAAGAAACCGCTTTGCTGGCAGGGCCCGAATGTAGGCATGTGAAAGAAGAACTTTTTGTACAGGGTACACAGCCAAAAACATATTGCAGGGCTGAACATGAGCCGGCACAAACCCCGTTGCACTTTGTTTTTCCTGCGGAGAATGATATTTTTAACTATGACCCCTCTTTACCGCCGCAAGCACAACAAATACTTTTGCAGGTTTCTAAAACGGCTGCTTCTTGTGAGTGGAAAATTAATGGACAACCTTTAGCGGAAAATGGTACGGAAGTTTGGTTTGCTTTAAAAGAGGGGGAATTTGAGGTGCAAGTGGTTTGTGCTGAGGAGATTGCCCACACCCACTTTAAAGTATTGTAA